In one Gossypium hirsutum isolate 1008001.06 chromosome D09, Gossypium_hirsutum_v2.1, whole genome shotgun sequence genomic region, the following are encoded:
- the LOC107891382 gene encoding protein disulfide-isomerase 5-2 has protein sequence MRLPMIILLVLTIWKAGNGSRANELKADGKVLELDESNFDSAILSFDYILVDFYAPWCGHCKRLSPQLDEAAPVLAGLNEPIVLAKVNADKFTRLASKHDIDGYPTLKFFMHGVPMEYNGPRKADLLVQYLKKFVAPDVSILSSDSAINDFVEAAGTFFPIYIGFGLNETVIYNLAVKYKKKAWFSVAKDFSDDAMVLYDFDKVPSLVALHPSYKQQSVFYGPFEDSFLGDFVKQNLLPLVVPLNHETLKLLKDEERKIVLTILNDEDEDQSQNLIKLLKAAASANPDLVFSYVGVEQWEDFADKFEANQKTKLPKMIVWNGNEEYFSVIGVESLDAEDQGTQISRFLEGYREGRTERKTVKGPSFMDFIHSLFGIRTVYILVFIVAMMMLIQSIGKEDDMPRVGSQDAVDHAGSSEAESSRYGLEKKED, from the exons ATGCGTTTGCCCATGATCATATTGCTGGTGTTAACGATCTGGAAAGCAGGAAATGGTTCGAGAGCGAATGAGTTAAAGGCGGATGGGAAAGTGTTGGAGTTGGATGAATCCAACTTTGACTCCGCTATTTTATCATTCGATTACATCCTCGTCGACTTCTACGCTCCCTGGTGCGGTCACTGCAAACGTCTTTCCCCccag TTAGATGAGGCAGCTCCTGTTCTTGCTGGATTGAATGAGCCAATAGTTTTAGCTAAAGTTAATGCTGACAAGTTTACCCGTCTTGCTAGTAAACATGATATCGA TGGCTATCCTACCCTCAAGTTCTTTATGCATGGAGTTCCCATGGAGTATAATGGACCAAGGAAAGCAGATTTACTTGTTCAATATCTGAAGAAATTCGTTGCTCCTGATGTGTCTATTCTTAGTTCAGATTCTGCCATTAATGATTTTGTTGAAGCAGCTGGTACTTTCTTTCCTATATACATAGGTTTTGGCTTGAATGAAACAGTGATATATAATTTAGCTGTTAAGTACAAGAAAAAGGCCTGGTTTTCGGTGGCAAAGGATTTCTCTGATGATGCCATGGTGTTGTATGACTTTGACAAAGTTCCTTCTTTGGTAGCTCTTCATCCAAGCTATAAGCAGCAAAGCGTCTTCTATGGCCCATTTGAAG ATTCATTTTTGGGGGATTTTGTAAAACAGAATTTGCTTCCTCTGGTGGTGCCCTTGAACCACGAGACATTGAAGCTATTGAAAGATGAGGAGAGGAAAATTGTCCTGACAATCTTAAATGATGAGGATGAAGACCAATCACAGAACTTGATCAAGTTATTGAAGGCTGCTGCATCTGCAAATCCTGATTTGGTATTTAGTTATGTTGGGGTTGAGCAATGGGAAGACTTTGCTGATAAATTTGAGGCCAACCAGAAGACAAAGTTGCCAAAAATGATTGTTTGGAACGGAAATGAGGAGTACTTTTCG GTTATTGGTGTTGAAAGCCTTGATGCTGAAGATCAGGGGACCCAAATCTCACGATTCCTAGAAGGATATAGAGAAGGAAGAACAGAAAGGAAAACAGTTAAGGGGCCATCATTTATGGACTTCATCCATTCATTATTTGGTATCAGAACTGTGTACATACTCGTCTTTATCGTTGCAATGATGATGCTTATACAAAGCATTGGGAAAGAAGACGATATGCCCAGGGTTGGCAGCCAGGATGCAGTTGATCATGCTGGGAGCTCTGAGGCTGAAAGCAGTCGGTATGGACTTGAGAAGAAAGAAGATTAA